A genome region from Fervidobacterium changbaicum includes the following:
- a CDS encoding nitroreductase family protein has protein sequence MELREVILKRRSIRKFKQESVPFDLLKQIAKYSLLAPSGRNSRPVDLVIVTDRDKIQEIKRARQGAFSFLETAPACIVVAANEVSSTWLSDASIVATYIQLLCVENGLGSCWGHAHERFQDGISVEAKIKEILHIPEGYRVLCVIGIGYPDEQKDTHVLEEVDEKKIHISKW, from the coding sequence ATGGAACTTCGGGAAGTGATTTTGAAAAGAAGAAGTATAAGGAAATTTAAACAGGAAAGCGTGCCTTTCGATTTATTAAAACAGATTGCAAAATACTCCCTGTTAGCTCCAAGTGGCCGAAACTCAAGACCTGTTGATCTGGTTATTGTGACTGATAGAGATAAGATCCAAGAAATTAAGAGAGCAAGGCAGGGTGCGTTTTCATTTCTTGAAACAGCACCTGCATGTATCGTTGTTGCAGCAAACGAAGTTAGTTCTACCTGGCTTTCAGATGCTTCTATCGTGGCCACATACATACAGCTTCTGTGCGTTGAAAACGGACTTGGCAGTTGCTGGGGTCACGCACACGAACGTTTCCAAGATGGTATTTCCGTTGAAGCCAAGATTAAAGAAATACTTCACATTCCGGAAGGTTATAGGGTCTTGTGCGTGATAGGTATCGGTTATCCTGACGAGCAAAAAGACACACACGTTTTGGAAGAAGTTGATGAAAAGAAAATCCACATTAGCAAGTGGTAA
- a CDS encoding DUF4438 domain-containing protein, which yields MGELKKEKTTDILKTNKDQVVQLSILVEVAHPVVRMPVVDGDGNSFYFPGVGGITYNFGLGDNAFKMHGDHIEPDVSTKNKDKDLNPTCMALACIGNEATVVSGDAKGMKGYVIGKHGGIDHILIWFPEKEKLAIGDKIQIKAWGQGLELLDYPEVKVMNIDPCLFEKIPIKLKKGKLHVPVTAVVPAHLTGSGIGAGNPAATDYDMNTLDKEEIKKYGLDKVRIGDLVAISDHYNGYGAGGYKGGALSIGVVVHSDCFKTGHGPGMVIIMTSKEGKIVPVIDENSNIKNYLEI from the coding sequence ATGGGTGAACTAAAAAAAGAGAAAACAACGGATATACTTAAAACCAACAAAGACCAGGTTGTCCAGCTTTCGATATTGGTTGAAGTAGCGCATCCTGTGGTTCGCATGCCTGTTGTCGATGGTGATGGTAATTCGTTCTACTTTCCGGGAGTTGGAGGCATTACTTACAACTTCGGGCTTGGTGATAACGCTTTCAAAATGCACGGTGATCACATCGAACCTGATGTTAGCACAAAGAACAAAGACAAAGATTTGAATCCCACATGCATGGCTCTTGCATGCATAGGAAATGAAGCAACGGTAGTATCCGGAGATGCAAAAGGCATGAAAGGCTACGTGATTGGAAAACATGGAGGTATAGATCACATTCTTATTTGGTTCCCTGAAAAGGAAAAGTTAGCAATTGGTGATAAGATACAGATAAAAGCGTGGGGGCAGGGTTTGGAACTTCTTGATTATCCAGAAGTGAAGGTTATGAACATAGACCCATGCCTGTTTGAAAAAATTCCAATAAAGCTCAAGAAAGGAAAACTCCACGTGCCAGTTACCGCTGTAGTTCCTGCGCATTTGACAGGCTCTGGTATAGGGGCAGGTAATCCTGCAGCAACCGACTACGATATGAATACGCTCGATAAGGAGGAAATAAAAAAGTATGGTCTTGACAAAGTGCGTATCGGGGATTTAGTTGCTATATCAGACCACTATAATGGCTATGGAGCTGGAGGCTACAAAGGCGGAGCACTTTCGATAGGTGTCGTAGTCCATTCAGATTGTTTTAAGACCGGTCATGGACCAGGTATGGTGATAATAATGACTTCCAAAGAAGGGAAAATTGTTCCCGTTATTGACGAAAATAGTAATATAAAAAATTACCTTGAGATTTGA
- a CDS encoding 3-oxoacyl-ACP synthase III family protein gives MKYAKIISSGMYVPQKVMTNAEFEKLTMFTIDPYFSDVIGINHRHVSEDWETPTYMAAEAAKKALARVGMKPEEVDLIIVGTDTPESVSPPDAPRVQYLIGAHKAEPLAFNVNASCANGALMLDIAARYIAMGDYKNVLVIGTYAMTKFLSWKYSWEALFSDGAGALLLTSSDEPGYIGSVARADGSWWQNWGIYMGAGTMNLAGFERGLHKLDLRAAYPSTVNEEGWPMLINRLMEKYSITKDEIGMIFFTQVRKKTIEKVMEILGLPVERAHMIMHKYGYTGSACVYMAYDDAFDEGKIEELKGKVVIFLTSGVGYQQVATAFRM, from the coding sequence ATGAAGTACGCTAAGATCATTTCTTCAGGCATGTACGTTCCGCAGAAAGTCATGACGAATGCTGAGTTCGAAAAGCTTACGATGTTCACTATCGATCCGTATTTTTCTGATGTGATTGGTATCAACCACAGACATGTTTCTGAAGATTGGGAAACACCTACATATATGGCAGCGGAAGCTGCAAAAAAAGCACTTGCACGAGTCGGTATGAAGCCTGAGGAAGTTGACCTAATAATCGTTGGTACAGATACTCCGGAATCTGTATCCCCACCGGATGCACCGAGAGTGCAGTATCTCATAGGCGCACACAAGGCAGAACCTCTCGCATTCAACGTGAATGCTTCGTGTGCGAATGGAGCACTAATGCTCGACATCGCTGCGAGATACATCGCTATGGGGGATTACAAAAACGTCCTTGTAATAGGCACGTACGCAATGACGAAATTCTTAAGTTGGAAATATTCTTGGGAAGCGCTTTTCAGCGATGGTGCAGGTGCACTTTTACTTACGTCATCTGATGAACCAGGATACATAGGTAGTGTGGCACGTGCTGATGGCAGCTGGTGGCAGAATTGGGGAATTTATATGGGTGCTGGTACAATGAATTTGGCAGGTTTCGAAAGAGGCCTCCACAAATTAGACCTTAGGGCAGCATATCCGTCGACGGTTAACGAAGAAGGCTGGCCGATGCTGATTAATAGGCTCATGGAGAAATACAGTATCACGAAGGACGAGATAGGCATGATTTTCTTCACGCAGGTGAGAAAGAAGACGATAGAGAAGGTTATGGAGATATTGGGCTTACCTGTTGAAAGAGCGCACATGATTATGCACAAATACGGCTACACGGGCTCTGCGTGTGTATACATGGCTTACGACGACGCTTTCGATGAAGGGAAAATCGAGGAGTTGAAAGGAAAAGTGGTCATTTTCTTAACATCCGGTGTGGGATATCAACAAGTTGCTACCGCTTTCAGAATGTAG
- a CDS encoding TetR/AcrR family transcriptional regulator, whose translation MKKDVLKDEQLSNGSKKMKRIPQRVDGIESKGKLKMAAIKLFSENNFADVSISQIAKHAGLSTAAFYQYYINKDELFREIVDELMENLKTTLNGDSITEVALKYFEFCRLNKDLIQAIHLNEYHFEWLRNEFEELIYSVSEKYGLTDVGQFYFWSPIRFVVNFGDLLNVEVEPKAFISLIMNGLQRKEKGSRKLPKEIFEFKPEKHVLEIDEKRELILANSETLFGTYGYQKTQIYDIARSSGIAVGTIYLYFENKKEILRELVRWINKGLRYNVRKALENVKNYPRLIQEIAGLYAFVQFFKSHASMYKIVRESQSLDLEIAKEYYSSIFQSYCKALKTAIQDGQLDLDMEHLDNVDSERILSYIAMIFMGIGHYLGERYVLAGKVTDTKKLEHFLEEIFVYLSEGLGVK comes from the coding sequence TTGAAAAAAGACGTTTTGAAAGATGAACAATTATCTAATGGTTCAAAAAAGATGAAACGAATACCTCAGCGCGTAGATGGAATTGAATCAAAAGGCAAGCTTAAAATGGCTGCTATTAAGCTTTTTAGTGAAAACAATTTTGCTGATGTGTCCATTTCTCAGATCGCTAAACATGCTGGTCTAAGCACCGCCGCTTTTTATCAATACTACATTAATAAAGACGAATTGTTCAGAGAAATTGTTGATGAATTGATGGAAAATCTCAAAACAACGCTAAATGGTGATTCTATAACGGAAGTTGCTTTGAAATACTTCGAATTTTGTAGGTTAAACAAAGATTTAATTCAAGCGATTCACCTTAACGAGTACCATTTTGAATGGCTACGAAACGAGTTCGAAGAGCTCATATACTCTGTTTCAGAAAAGTATGGGCTAACGGATGTTGGGCAGTTCTATTTCTGGTCACCTATAAGGTTTGTAGTGAACTTTGGCGATCTTTTGAACGTTGAAGTAGAGCCGAAAGCCTTTATCTCACTTATCATGAACGGTCTTCAAAGAAAAGAAAAAGGTTCCCGAAAACTTCCTAAGGAAATATTTGAATTCAAACCAGAAAAGCACGTTCTAGAAATTGACGAAAAGCGAGAACTAATACTTGCGAATTCAGAAACGCTCTTTGGCACTTATGGTTACCAAAAAACACAGATATACGACATCGCAAGGTCATCTGGAATTGCAGTTGGAACTATTTATCTGTACTTTGAGAACAAAAAGGAAATCTTACGTGAACTGGTTCGATGGATAAACAAGGGATTAAGGTACAACGTCAGAAAGGCGCTGGAAAATGTTAAGAATTACCCAAGGTTGATTCAGGAAATTGCTGGATTGTATGCTTTTGTTCAGTTTTTCAAAAGCCATGCGAGTATGTACAAAATCGTGAGAGAAAGTCAATCGCTTGACTTGGAGATCGCAAAAGAATACTACTCTTCAATCTTTCAATCCTACTGCAAAGCCCTGAAAACTGCAATTCAAGATGGTCAACTGGACTTGGACATGGAACACCTTGATAATGTAGATTCCGAACGTATTCTAAGTTACATCGCCATGATTTTCATGGGAATCGGTCACTACTTGGGCGAAAGATATGTTCTTGCTGGTAAGGTTACAGATACAAAAAAATTGGAACATTTCTTAGAGGAGATCTTTGTTTACCTGTCGGAAGGGCTGGGGGTGAAGTAG
- a CDS encoding acetyl-CoA hydrolase/transferase family protein — MDFKDEYQKRLTNIENVLSILQDNWTIVVGMTPMEPKVFLRNLHRTQASGLEVFTCLNTEPYEFCSKEEYSNRFYNYSWFFGPFNRKLSKNTYYVPNNLHQAGVNLIQSTKVNVFVGVASPMDEKGFFTLSASVVYEKDVLENADIVILEVNPNAPRTHGDTHVHISEVDYIIEVDYPLPQAELLEPAEVEEKIAQHIVELIENGSTIQLGIGGIPNAVAKFLVEKRDLGIHTEMFTESMIDLFEAGAITNKRKTLWNGKFVCTFAYGSERMYKFIDDNPAVLFLRGRYVNDPFVIAQNEKMVSINTALMVDLTGNVCSEAIGTSHYSGTGGQLDTHRGAVKSKDGKGIIAIRSTAKDGQISTIVPLLPQGSPVTVPRQELDYVVTEWGAVRLRGLPTRKRALALISVAHPDFRDYLTKEAQKLGLI; from the coding sequence GTGGATTTCAAAGATGAATATCAAAAAAGACTCACAAATATCGAAAACGTACTCTCAATCCTACAGGACAATTGGACAATAGTTGTCGGAATGACTCCTATGGAACCTAAGGTTTTTCTCAGAAACCTTCATCGAACGCAAGCGAGCGGATTGGAAGTTTTCACGTGTTTGAACACAGAACCTTATGAATTTTGTTCAAAAGAAGAATATTCCAATAGATTCTACAACTATTCTTGGTTTTTTGGACCCTTCAATCGAAAGCTTTCGAAGAACACATACTACGTTCCAAATAACCTGCACCAAGCTGGAGTGAATTTGATACAGTCCACAAAAGTCAACGTTTTCGTTGGTGTAGCGTCTCCCATGGATGAGAAAGGTTTCTTCACGCTGTCGGCGAGCGTTGTTTACGAAAAGGATGTGCTTGAGAATGCTGATATAGTTATCCTCGAAGTGAATCCCAACGCGCCGAGAACACATGGTGATACACATGTTCACATCTCTGAAGTTGATTACATAATCGAAGTAGACTATCCTTTGCCACAAGCCGAACTTCTTGAACCAGCTGAAGTAGAGGAGAAAATAGCACAGCATATTGTTGAACTAATAGAAAATGGCTCCACTATCCAGCTTGGTATTGGAGGAATTCCAAACGCCGTTGCAAAATTTCTGGTTGAGAAAAGAGATTTGGGCATCCACACGGAAATGTTCACCGAAAGCATGATAGATCTCTTTGAAGCTGGTGCCATAACGAATAAAAGAAAGACGCTTTGGAACGGGAAATTTGTCTGTACGTTTGCTTACGGCAGTGAGAGAATGTATAAATTCATCGATGATAACCCAGCTGTATTGTTTTTAAGAGGACGCTACGTGAATGATCCATTCGTAATCGCACAAAATGAAAAGATGGTTAGTATAAACACTGCACTTATGGTTGATTTAACTGGAAACGTATGTTCGGAAGCGATAGGAACCAGTCATTACAGTGGTACTGGAGGTCAGCTTGATACTCACAGGGGAGCTGTAAAGAGCAAAGATGGAAAAGGCATCATTGCGATAAGGTCAACTGCAAAAGACGGACAAATTTCAACGATAGTACCACTGCTCCCTCAAGGTTCGCCGGTAACAGTCCCACGGCAAGAACTTGATTATGTTGTAACAGAGTGGGGTGCTGTGCGACTTAGAGGACTACCAACGCGTAAACGTGCACTTGCACTGATATCGGTGGCCCATCCGGATTTTCGCGATTATTTAACCAAAGAAGCCCAAAAACTAGGATTAATCTGA
- a CDS encoding ABC transporter substrate-binding protein, whose protein sequence is MKKFLSVILMLVFLVSLFAEVGVYDDKVVIGTFQALSGPYAIIGQEMSKGMKAYFNWINSRGGVYGRKIELIIADDQLNPAKTVVEVKRLVEQDKVFAIVGGLGTYGCLAVMDYLEQNKVPFVYQGAGTSKLVIPPKKYIFGVQPDYTLEGTLIAKYVGEIAKFKNPGIIYMNNDIGLEGYAAFKAKLEDYKMKPIVEISYNPADTDYSGLVVKLLEKNPDVIVIYGLITDTIRWIKTIRDYGLNSKIITIYPNADPSFITLAGKYAEGIIFTGWVPLATPDRPEFVRDYQRAISIYQQTYPKEVMSSYAVAGFIAAEVFTEGLVRAGKNLTREGLVKALESFKNWNGILAKDITWGPNIRRGKTSMYFMVVKNGQFVPLTDLIRP, encoded by the coding sequence ATGAAAAAGTTTCTAAGTGTTATTCTTATGCTTGTATTTTTGGTAAGCTTGTTTGCGGAAGTTGGGGTTTACGATGACAAAGTAGTCATTGGAACTTTCCAAGCACTGTCCGGTCCATATGCGATTATTGGCCAAGAGATGAGCAAAGGTATGAAGGCATATTTCAACTGGATTAACAGCAGAGGCGGAGTTTACGGAAGAAAGATAGAGCTCATAATTGCTGACGACCAACTCAACCCGGCAAAAACTGTTGTTGAAGTCAAGAGGTTAGTTGAACAAGACAAAGTCTTTGCAATAGTTGGTGGACTTGGAACGTACGGTTGTTTAGCGGTTATGGATTACCTTGAGCAGAACAAAGTTCCATTCGTGTACCAAGGTGCAGGTACATCAAAACTTGTTATCCCACCGAAAAAGTACATCTTCGGAGTCCAACCAGACTATACACTTGAAGGAACACTGATTGCCAAGTACGTCGGAGAGATTGCAAAATTCAAGAACCCGGGGATTATTTACATGAACAACGATATTGGTTTGGAAGGATACGCAGCGTTCAAGGCTAAGCTGGAAGACTACAAGATGAAGCCAATTGTAGAAATTTCTTACAATCCAGCAGATACGGATTACAGCGGGCTTGTTGTAAAACTTCTTGAAAAGAACCCAGATGTGATAGTTATTTACGGATTAATTACAGATACAATCCGCTGGATAAAGACCATTCGTGACTACGGTCTCAACAGCAAGATAATTACGATATATCCGAACGCAGACCCATCATTTATAACACTTGCTGGAAAGTACGCTGAAGGTATCATCTTCACTGGTTGGGTACCACTTGCAACACCAGACAGACCAGAATTTGTAAGAGACTATCAAAGGGCAATTTCCATTTACCAACAGACGTACCCAAAAGAAGTTATGTCGTCCTACGCAGTTGCAGGTTTCATTGCCGCTGAAGTTTTCACGGAAGGTTTGGTCAGGGCAGGAAAGAACCTAACAAGAGAAGGGCTTGTAAAAGCACTTGAAAGCTTCAAGAACTGGAACGGTATACTTGCCAAAGATATCACGTGGGGTCCGAATATCAGACGCGGTAAGACGTCCATGTACTTCATGGTTGTGAAAAATGGACAGTTTGTACCTCTTACTGATTTAATCAGGCCGTGA
- a CDS encoding ABC transporter ATP-binding protein gives MLKLENISVRFSGLVAVDNLTMEVKDKTIHSLIGPNGAGKTTVFNAISGLVKHDGRVLLDGKDITHLPVHKRVYHGLGRSFQNIIIFKYMTVLQNLMLGYHSKLQYNHFDEIVYTNRFTLEERKARLRAIEVADLLGIKTILGVYAGTLPYGFQKLIDVGRALMTEPKILLLDEPAAGLTEKESDILKEKIIRIRDNGITVFLIEHDMRMVLDISDRITVINFGKKIAEGTTQDVVNNEEVIKAYLGTAVTVQ, from the coding sequence ATGCTAAAACTTGAGAATATAAGTGTAAGGTTTTCGGGTCTTGTTGCTGTTGACAACCTTACTATGGAGGTTAAAGATAAAACGATACATTCGTTAATAGGTCCTAACGGAGCGGGAAAAACAACGGTTTTTAATGCTATATCCGGCTTAGTAAAACACGATGGTAGAGTCCTTCTTGACGGCAAGGATATCACACACTTACCAGTGCACAAAAGAGTCTATCATGGTCTTGGAAGAAGCTTCCAAAATATCATTATCTTCAAGTACATGACCGTGTTGCAGAACTTGATGCTCGGTTATCATTCGAAACTTCAATACAATCATTTCGATGAAATTGTCTACACAAATAGATTTACTTTAGAGGAACGTAAAGCGAGATTGAGAGCCATAGAAGTTGCCGATTTGCTTGGTATTAAGACCATATTGGGAGTTTACGCTGGAACGCTTCCTTATGGTTTTCAAAAACTTATTGATGTAGGAAGAGCACTTATGACGGAGCCAAAAATACTCCTTCTCGACGAACCTGCTGCGGGTTTAACGGAGAAGGAATCAGATATCCTTAAAGAGAAAATCATTAGGATAAGAGACAACGGCATTACGGTATTTCTCATTGAGCACGATATGAGAATGGTCCTTGATATATCAGACAGAATAACCGTGATCAACTTCGGCAAAAAGATCGCAGAGGGAACAACACAGGATGTGGTAAATAACGAGGAAGTTATTAAAGCGTACTTGGGAACAGCTGTAACAGTTCAATGA
- a CDS encoding ABC transporter ATP-binding protein: MENEKLGEHLDVKDILVKSLNVWYGPVHAVKGVELSIPAGSITAILGANGAGKSSTLKAFAGSVKYSGTIIVGDESIDRLPVHERVRKGLVLCPEGRGIFYHMTVKENLLAGAYTNKKANLDFVFGIFPFLKERLNQIAGTLSGGEQQMLAIARALMAAPKYLMLDEPSLGLAPIVVQRITDVIKYINENLKITVILVEQNTSVALSIAHHGYVLENGKVALQGRAEELRDNPVVREKYLGGVKK; this comes from the coding sequence ATGGAGAATGAAAAACTTGGTGAGCATTTAGATGTGAAAGATATCCTCGTTAAAAGCCTTAATGTATGGTATGGACCAGTGCATGCAGTTAAGGGTGTTGAACTTAGCATTCCAGCTGGAAGTATCACAGCGATCCTCGGAGCAAATGGAGCAGGCAAGAGTTCAACGTTGAAGGCGTTTGCGGGAAGTGTGAAATACTCAGGGACAATAATTGTCGGTGATGAGTCTATCGATAGACTGCCCGTGCATGAAAGGGTAAGAAAAGGTCTTGTTCTCTGTCCAGAAGGCAGAGGGATATTTTACCATATGACGGTAAAAGAAAATCTTCTGGCCGGTGCTTACACAAATAAAAAAGCGAACCTCGATTTCGTTTTTGGCATATTCCCATTTTTGAAGGAACGGCTCAATCAAATTGCCGGTACTTTGTCTGGTGGGGAGCAGCAGATGCTGGCAATAGCACGTGCACTGATGGCAGCCCCAAAGTATCTAATGTTAGATGAACCTTCTCTAGGCCTTGCGCCTATCGTTGTTCAGAGAATCACGGACGTCATAAAATACATAAACGAGAATTTAAAGATCACCGTAATATTGGTGGAGCAGAATACTTCTGTGGCTCTGAGTATCGCTCACCATGGTTATGTTTTAGAAAATGGAAAAGTTGCACTCCAGGGAAGAGCCGAGGAGCTCAGAGACAATCCTGTCGTGCGTGAGAAATATCTTGGGGGTGTTAAAAAGTGA
- a CDS encoding branched-chain amino acid ABC transporter permease, whose product MINQILLGLSTGAIYSLVAIGLVMMYKVSGVMNFAYGNMGMFVTYVIWWLSSSAGLNLYFSIAIGIIFAAIMGIAVERYGLRPIRHLSHASMLIVTFGILMILEGLAVEIWGTQYKAFPEIVTGTPFVIRGDFGIVVIRRQDILVFSILAIISLLLALFTKFTKFGIAVRAVSENEEVAGYMGINVGSVLAFSWAFGTAMAAIVGVISAPKVFVSPTMLTFYQIQGFTAAVLGGFETFTGAVLGGLLLGVLEKIVGNYISEGFKASFSLVIIVLVLIFFPNGLFGRRLRRRA is encoded by the coding sequence GTGATAAACCAAATCCTTCTTGGACTTTCAACAGGTGCCATTTACTCTCTTGTTGCTATAGGGCTCGTCATGATGTACAAAGTGAGCGGTGTGATGAACTTTGCGTATGGAAATATGGGGATGTTTGTAACTTATGTAATCTGGTGGTTGAGTTCTTCCGCGGGTTTGAATTTGTATTTCTCAATAGCTATAGGGATAATTTTCGCGGCGATTATGGGTATCGCTGTTGAACGCTATGGTCTGCGCCCTATAAGACATCTTTCGCATGCTTCAATGCTAATCGTCACATTCGGAATTTTGATGATTTTAGAAGGTCTCGCAGTTGAAATTTGGGGAACCCAATACAAGGCATTCCCTGAAATCGTTACGGGTACACCGTTTGTTATCCGCGGAGATTTCGGTATTGTGGTTATTCGTAGGCAGGATATTCTTGTATTCTCAATACTTGCCATCATTTCCCTTTTGTTAGCTCTATTCACGAAATTCACAAAATTTGGGATTGCTGTGCGTGCAGTTTCTGAAAATGAGGAAGTCGCCGGTTACATGGGAATAAATGTTGGATCTGTGCTTGCATTTTCATGGGCTTTTGGAACAGCCATGGCGGCGATTGTTGGTGTGATTTCTGCACCAAAAGTGTTTGTTTCGCCTACAATGCTTACATTTTATCAAATACAAGGCTTCACCGCCGCTGTCTTAGGAGGATTTGAAACTTTCACAGGAGCTGTTCTTGGTGGCTTGTTGCTTGGTGTCTTAGAGAAAATTGTAGGTAACTACATCTCCGAAGGTTTTAAGGCTTCCTTCTCACTTGTCATAATCGTTTTGGTATTAATTTTCTTCCCGAACGGGCTGTTTGGAAGAAGATTAAGGAGGCGAGCTTGA
- a CDS encoding alpha/beta fold hydrolase, whose protein sequence is MLWTWLLLALLPFLLLKSAFMITILSLVGIYALAALGLNLIMGYSGQISIGHAAFMSIGAYTSTLLVMNFNVPLVFAMLIGGLIAFAFGILIGFPALRLSGFYLAIATMGFVVAIEQIFGYFEHITGGHAGIRNIPFPHLWNSDVEKYLLVLSVLFVSYVISERLINSRTGRAWMAIRENETAAAVMGVNNAWFKVLAFAVGSMFAGLAGALYAHVIGYIAPSDFGIAKSLDLLAVSVIGGMASVDGPFYGALIYVAMPFLFSRSNVPLSIIFGALLIFVVLFMPLGISYYIRMFRMNYLNALLVHLKKSRRPYGMLVQTPAGRIHYIKYGNGNIPIVLVHGNFASARFFEPLIKKIPQEKYTVYALDLPNFGFSDELPGDVSIEKYVDALEKFVETLGIRNFILLGHSLGGAVAMGYAVRNPKNLIKLILVDPAPVFGMPRYDESAYKIIDVYRKNPELIKRALMMNAPTYDDEKFFERITADALRMAKKAFIGNAKALAEYNYSDKAKNVEIPVVVIYGDKDVILDYISMQKTAAAFPNGKLIVLKDIGHSPAIESPEEVIRHFSARV, encoded by the coding sequence ATGCTGTGGACTTGGCTGTTACTTGCACTACTGCCTTTCTTGCTTTTGAAGAGCGCGTTTATGATAACTATACTTAGCCTTGTTGGGATTTACGCACTCGCCGCCTTAGGTTTGAATTTGATAATGGGCTATTCAGGTCAGATTTCAATAGGGCATGCCGCTTTTATGAGCATAGGTGCATATACCTCAACGCTACTGGTAATGAATTTTAATGTCCCTCTTGTCTTTGCGATGTTAATCGGTGGTTTAATTGCATTTGCCTTCGGCATTTTGATAGGTTTTCCTGCATTAAGGCTATCCGGATTTTACCTAGCCATTGCAACTATGGGATTTGTCGTAGCTATTGAGCAGATTTTTGGATACTTCGAACATATAACCGGCGGACATGCAGGTATAAGGAATATCCCGTTTCCACATTTGTGGAATTCTGATGTGGAAAAGTACCTCCTCGTGCTTTCTGTGCTCTTTGTGAGCTATGTCATCTCTGAGAGGTTGATAAATTCGAGAACCGGTAGGGCTTGGATGGCAATAAGAGAGAACGAAACAGCTGCTGCAGTCATGGGAGTAAACAACGCATGGTTCAAAGTACTTGCTTTTGCGGTAGGTTCCATGTTCGCAGGACTTGCCGGCGCACTTTATGCGCATGTTATAGGTTACATAGCACCAAGCGATTTTGGAATTGCCAAGTCACTCGATCTATTGGCAGTCTCGGTCATTGGTGGAATGGCATCCGTTGATGGACCATTTTACGGAGCACTTATTTACGTTGCTATGCCATTTCTATTCAGCAGATCCAATGTCCCACTTTCTATAATCTTCGGCGCTCTTTTGATCTTTGTTGTCCTCTTCATGCCGTTAGGAATTAGCTACTACATTAGAATGTTCAGAATGAACTATCTCAACGCACTACTTGTGCATTTAAAGAAATCCAGAAGGCCGTATGGAATGCTTGTTCAAACTCCAGCTGGACGGATTCACTACATAAAGTACGGAAATGGGAATATTCCTATCGTGTTGGTTCACGGGAACTTCGCTTCAGCAAGATTTTTTGAACCACTTATAAAGAAAATTCCTCAAGAGAAATACACAGTCTACGCGCTTGACTTGCCAAATTTCGGTTTCTCAGACGAACTCCCAGGAGATGTTAGCATTGAGAAATACGTTGATGCGCTAGAAAAATTTGTAGAAACTCTCGGGATAAGGAATTTCATTTTACTTGGTCACTCGCTTGGCGGTGCAGTTGCTATGGGCTACGCTGTGAGAAACCCCAAGAATCTGATTAAATTGATTTTAGTTGACCCAGCACCCGTCTTCGGTATGCCGCGATACGATGAATCAGCCTACAAAATTATAGATGTCTACAGGAAAAATCCGGAGCTGATTAAACGAGCCTTAATGATGAACGCTCCAACTTACGATGATGAAAAATTCTTCGAAAGAATAACAGCAGATGCTCTTAGAATGGCAAAGAAAGCCTTTATAGGCAACGCAAAGGCACTGGCTGAATACAACTATTCTGACAAAGCCAAGAACGTTGAGATTCCTGTTGTTGTCATCTACGGCGACAAGGACGTGATACTTGATTACATAAGTATGCAGAAAACCGCAGCGGCTTTCCCAAATGGTAAGTTAATAGTGCTAAAAGACATTGGGCACAGTCCTGCTATTGAATCACCGGAAGAGGTAATAAGACATTTTTCTGCCCGAGTTTAA